The sequence below is a genomic window from Ischnura elegans chromosome 2, ioIscEleg1.1, whole genome shotgun sequence.
cattcctggggaatcatggtggcagactcattacagctcgtaaatttgatgtaaagTTAGTTCTCTCCCTACGCACATTCGATATACGAAACTTCAAAGATGccatcattcaaaaatttcaaatttagaatttggcgccttttgatttggccgttgcTACGCGTAGAGGAATccgtactctgggcataatctgaacaaagtatcattgaattcGGTGTGACGTtagaactgttcagcgtttcacccGTTGTTActtgccgcggagagcgatttttttcggctccggctgcgttgcacgcccagctagatcagttcgtcacaatcgtgagttagcacACAATTGTTATGATGTGTTGCATGCTGCAGGAAAGccgcactcctcgatgccttgcatacagtctggccagcgagagttgtccgatgacggcacaataggaggtgcggataaccctgcgccagcacggtttgcagccaatcgctgtcccacaaacgcacctcacaccataggctagtcatacaacgttgtcaaatgcataaagagcagcgaaataagcctgatccactaaaacataccctttcttcgaatccccaaaacaagtgattcttccactgggtccttcacgctcgtcgtcctttccgtttcctttcttcacggagcccttTATAGGCGTTTCACTTCCTTACCTGACAACGCTGCCCCGACCTAGACTGTTCTGCCTGTCATccgacaactctcggcggccagaCCGTAGGTTTATCAGCTTAGggacaaggtcttggaacgcatctagttcgtaaatcggacttactgtactcGAGAGGATttcaaccctcgattacgtcatgccgcatgccgaaactgaaacgaattttcctgtttatatatatttccgcgtaatttaatcgcgtttatcaCATGCGGTTTTTTTCGGCGATTcccaaaagaaacgttcatacgaacttcgctATTAggaacctccagtttttcggtcccgtgaacttcgtaataacgagtctactgtaactgttcattttataagcccattaaaattatgtaattcTGAAAATAATAGCATTCCTTTATCATTTAATCAAACTGTAATTTTACCTAACTTTCTTATTTCCAGGGCTATCAATTTGGTCTTGAAAAACTACCTTCAGAAAAAAGGAACTCATTGGAAGCTCAGCAATACCAGAACCCTCTGGTTATTCAACAATATCAAGCAACACAGGAGCAGGATTCTCTACCAGTTACCATCTATAGTTCACCCCAGCAACATTCACAAAGGAATCAAATAGTATATCCCGCACCAATCACTTACTACCAAGCTAACAAACATCCAACAcaagaattttcccctcaacagcAACTCTATGATGAAAAAGTCAATACTCAATACATTCAAACAGGTTCTCCTATTGTTTCAACTACTGCTTCACCTCCAACAACGATTCATTTAACTTCCGTTAACTCTCCAAGTTACTCAAGCTCCACAGAAGCAGTCTTTCCCGATTCAAATAAACAAAACCAAGAGCAAATAATATATAAGGATGGGGTTGCATATGAAGTTGTGAACCCACTAAACTATCGCCAGCCTGCTGCTTACTACTCTTTTGCTCTGGATGACTCGCACAGATCATCTGCTCAGGGGGGATTTGAACCAGTATCAACAGACTTATAtcaaaatcaagttccccaaacGACCACAGAGAAATCATTCCTTCCTATATCTAGAGGGTATCCTGTAGATTACAACCCACAAATTTCCACTGTACAAAGTGAAAATGCTGGTGTTTCAAGAGGTATCTATGACTCCAATGCACCAATCCTAGCAATAGGTCCACAAGGCAGAGATAGGGTAGCTGAACCAGAGGGAATATTTACATATATCCAGCAACCATTTTTAGGAGCTGCCAGTTCCGGTGATACCAACTATAATGGAAACCAGGGTAACTTTCTGCGAAATCCTATTGAGTATGCTTCACCTTTTGCTCGACAAGAGCTTTTGGAGTTGAGGCAGAAGAAAGGATTCTCGTAAATTCTCAGGTTAGGGTGTGTTTGTCATGCATACATGCAATTGCTAAATTGAATGAGTCCCTTTGATTTACGTAAATGAATTAAAGATCACATCCATAACTAAATATTTTCCATGACCACTAGCCATggtaaattattttactaaaagCACATGTTATCAATCTTGTGAAAATGCAAAGGGCACTaacttccaaaaaaatatgataaccaaatataaattatttttacatgctACTGAGAGGCTGGAATCCACTAGGTCAGAGTATAATCAATTCATGATTgctaaatagtaataaaattgcctagtagtaaaaaataaaagttatcgaCCAAAATAAAGGAAACTgagttattatatatataaatggtTAATCTCCAGAAGACTACAAATAGATactataatacaaaataaaaagatgatGATCAATTGGATGGATATAAGACACTCTCAACCTCAAGCATAGCTTATCACTTATAATTTAGTAAACTCAATACCTGGATTACCTTCAATAACCACTAGTTGATACATACTCATATCAATTAAACATGATTTCTTTTTGACcaaattatttgtcttttattaCACTTATACATACTCCTTCTTTAATACAGACacacaaagaattttttatagaaGAAACCCTAAGCTATAAGAAGCAAATCACTTTATGCATATCTGACCGACAGATATGTATGTAGCTTTTATCCCACCTGTCATGATTAATAATCACTGGCCCCCATAAGGGTTGACTTTGTGCTTCATTCATCACAACCTAATgcagtaataattttaatgcaacttcaatagcattaaattaacaattattagCTCTTACACCATGTAAGTTTTTTGCCATACAATTGCTTCCCTCAATACTCAATGGATTCAACGTGTTTCAACTGGGCCTGATGTCCCAGAAAGGCTCTTTAGAGACTTTGATCCTATTTATATCAGATATATATTTTGGGTAGATATGTTTAGACCTCTCTCTCACCACCCAAAGTTAATATGCATGTACCTATAGCATTTGCCAAAGGAggttgtcaatattttcatgtcTACGGGCTACATGTTCAAATTAAACCTCTATTTGGAGTTGATACTTGAACTTTAACATTATACTGTTAGAGACCAATAAATAACAACATTAATTTACCCAATATGTACTCGCTCATTGCTAGCATTTTCACTGTCTGAGGAGTTATGTTAATAAATACCTAGCTAATAAACTTGTGAGCTGCATTGAATTTTTCAGGGGCTAGGCATGATGTGTTGACTACGACCCCAAGAAAATATGAATGATCATTCATAAAAGACCACCTGTGTGCAATGTAAAGCGACGGGTCAATTATGGAAatgctataaaatttatatatgttTAGCATAATGAGTGGGACATAAAACTTTGAAGTCAATTTGTTTGATGGCTGCATCTCTTCATCATTAGAAATGATACCTATGAAATTTACATAATTGACCAACGGCTATCAGCAAACATAAGGCAAATGTGAATTTAGACGTGTAAGTTAgacttaaaataatttgtaatgagttgtcagaaaacaaaataaatttcttcacaTATCATGTAAAAGATCTCtctaaaaagattaaaaattaatattcctctTCACTCACTCAAAGAGCAAATGAATATACAGCAGTTTCCCTATCATCTGGCTGCAgtatatccgtgcatgattttcactctcgctcaatattttccgtgatctttataaaaaaattaaaatcggatgcaaaatcccCAGAATTACTACATTAACACTAtgatacactgggcttattatttccattagaatctcCTTCGTAAAACTGAAGAGATTGTGCACTACCTGCACTGAATTCATAGGgggcaccgtgttcctgttttccaagccttgcaacACACGACCGCAgtctgtgatcacggatacacgtcccgcagcagttgccacctgggcaacttgtgcgagaggcgACTACGTGTAGTGGTGCCTGATAGTGTGGTTTCCGATGtagagcagtggttttgaagcatttgtgcaaaaccacttttctgtatcggTGATAACGaagccacggatgcgtggttttcaaaaccaggccttacaagGAGTATTattaatacgagtacaaccatgttatcgcagCTAAAAAGATagtgaactggcaaagaaagctctcaatgagtccgggaagcactctaaaatagcagaataactgcaaaaaaaataatttgtttgttttacgtaaattatataacatacaagacattaaagtgaaagttcgGGTTATACATGTTTTCCGATTAATCGTGCGGTCTCtacccatcattagcccagataatcgggaatGTGTGCTGTAATTGTATACTCTAAACCAACCCAAAAAGTAGCTGAGACACTGGATTACGCAATCAAGTATCTAAAACCTAATTGGCTCTTTGAAACTCTTTGACTtactaaaatgtaatttttcattcacatcAGTTACCTACCTCTACTCAAAGATTTCTGTGAAACTGCGAAGGTAAGGCAGAATACCTTCTGTCAGTAAGAAAATTGAAGTTTGAGCCCTTTCTGAATGGAATTaatttctattgagataaggtTTCTAGTATGTCCTTTATAAAATCTACCTTTTATAAAAAGATCATTAACGCTGTTCACTGAGGAAAATAGTACCTACTGAATgctacatatatgtatgtactacATGCATGCTACACATACTCCTCACcagtaaaaatcacaatttcataCGAAAAACTGATTGCTTATTGACATTAATGCTGTGAGACAAATGCAAGAATTATGTATGCAATGGATATATGTAGCACAAAATGACAAGGACAGAAGTGAAGTGAAAGATGGATTAAGCATAGTGAAGAAATACACGATGATACACTGGAaatcaaacatgaaatttttcaatgtaatactGGATACTGTTTCAACTAAGCTAGGTTGGTAACCTATCACTGTAAGAGGGTTACAAGTAAAGAAAGAAGAgttgaatatgaaaatatcaagaaGTGAAAGTGAAAAGTTAACACAGACAGATGGTAAGACATAGGAAATATGCAGTAAAACATGGAGTCTTCAAGTTTACATGCCGCATATTTTGACTAGAAGATACCTAATGGTATGTATTCGTAGGTTGACGTTAGCATTCACAATATGTAAACAATCCCCATTCACTTTTTTCATTACCACTGGATAATATTTGAGATAATTAGCAGTAAATTGTAGTAAACAAAATTTGACTCAATAAAGAAATATgtaactacaaaaataaaatgggaaatcAATCCTAACCACTGTTCTGTTCCTGAAAGcaaagcaaatatttcttttgttatattcCAAAGTAATAATAACcaaataaaaaatggatttcATACAAACAAAACTGTCTGCTTTTTCATGCTTTTAATATCCAAACAAGTGAACCAGCCATCAATAGTTTGTATTACACATGAGCAATGTTTTACAGAAATGCTAATACCTAGCTTTGAAGCCACACctacataaaaataaacataatttatttaatatttttcatatttatttatcaacgggccaaggcccaattacaaagcaatatctttataaaatgatGGTATCATATCAAAGGTaatcaaatacatatgtattataaaaattatgaaatctcaaaataacaataaaatacaaaaaaataatcacaatagGAGGacaaaaactaattattgattaatattcacacatttaaataaacaatagCAAATTAAGTATCAGGAAGCATCCTATCTGGTAtcttgggcgtacccagcaaagggcaaggggggcagctgcccgccCCCTAGAAACAaatatcgcaaaagtctttaagcaaaatcagtacctactgaatcgaaacgaaagtattcaacaaattttcttcaaaccaaaaaaaataatacatatgtatcagtacaagatatgtaactaaaataaaattattttttcaaggaaataatctcataaaataataaagtgctgttataattttcttaaaatgttggtttcattcaccttttccatgctaaaatgtcacaacttggcttgccccctccccctagaccatgcgGCTTGactccccctagttatgatcctgggtacgcctctCTGGAACTTTCTAACAGAAGGCAAATAAGCAAAAAATAGATCCAAGTTGTGACATGAGTTTCCATCAAGCATTATTTGCCCAAGTGAGGAAAAGTAAGTGTAATTGCGTGAATGATAACTAGTATCACAAGGAGTGTCACATCTTGTGAAATAAGATAGCATGATACCTCCACTACACAAACACTTAACTAtcacccaccaaatcaaatccccTAATCTAGGAGcgcaacaatacgaatgcgctcagctggtaGTAGCCGGAGCAAAAATGCTCACCTGCAAAGCTTGAAGAATTGTAGGTGAGTGGTTATGCTCCGGctgctgccagctgagcggattcgtaatGCTGGTCTACAAGATGAGTGACtttgattcggtaggcgattgttAAGCGTTTCTGCAGTGAAGGTATCGGGAACTTTTATGTGAATTTCACTCAGCAAGGCAGGGGCATTAACCAGGTTATTTAACAGCTtaagtagaaaaataatattggagCACTGCCTTCACTTGTACATGGACGAAAGATTAAATACATATAGGCAAGACACCAGAATAGCTATAGTCGACTATAAAATGCTTCGATTATTTGATAAAGATCTTTATCAAATAATCGAAACATTTTATAAACCATACGAACAAACTTGCATTGGTAGGACACTATGATATTGATATGAGAGACAAAGTAAGGTGACCATACGACTGAACAGTACTCACAAATAGATCTAACTAGAGAGGAGTACAGCACTTTGTAAAggagaaaaatacatttctaGTTGAGAAAGAAGTGTTTGTAAGCCTCAATGTAGCAAAAATTAGTCAATTGTTAACACTTCATGGATACTGAAACCCTTATTTCACAAATGAATTTGATTAAAAGATTTAATGGATTTGTCAGTTTATACAATAAGAAAGCAAAAGAAAGAGTGCAAGGTGCTCTAGAAATATCCCAGATGTAATCAGGATGACAATAAAACGGGTATTCTCCTTAACTGTCTGTCAAGTTCATAACTTAAGCATACAATTTCAGGGACAACTGCGATAGAATATTATCCAttaattgtattaaattttaataaactgTATATTTTAGTGGATGCTAAAACATGTACATAGGTAAGTCGTGAAATCCTGTAAATATGGGTTATACAATTGCAGTGTTAAgttcaaaataataatgaagtatGCATAGGTCTCATCTGAGGTGTTTCATACTTTATTACCCTTTTTTGATTATTGATGATGCCTAAAATTCCTAATGCTATTTTTAATAGTCCAATgcctggaaaaaaatatgtactcaaATTTTGAAAGGGAGATGCATTGAATACTCCTTACCGTGGAAAATTGGAAGGAAGATCCGATTGTAAAAACAAATTTGTACTGCTAACCATTCTTCAATCTGTTAATATATACTAGCATTTCTTGGCTTTTCTAaacacatattttcaataaaatgacacttctttaaaaaaaaaaacaatggttgATCTCTGAGAGTGGAGATGAGGTCTATTGAGGAAGATACTTCATACATTCTGTGATGCAGCCCATAGTAACTT
It includes:
- the LOC124153477 gene encoding uncharacterized protein LOC124153477, producing the protein MTEFRTMRTLALAFLFSLAANAQYITQAEKGVKVKQSRLSEMSPRAGPDRPKAVSVPLSVLTPLTALGGLGRHVTISPSAQKASPYIQPQILGLGTGQIEPQVYSLSHTGAPYLQSQKPRIKGGYAVQEPSQEDSPEPTTKGYQFGLEKLPSEKRNSLEAQQYQNPLVIQQYQATQEQDSLPVTIYSSPQQHSQRNQIVYPAPITYYQANKHPTQEFSPQQQLYDEKVNTQYIQTGSPIVSTTASPPTTIHLTSVNSPSYSSSTEAVFPDSNKQNQEQIIYKDGVAYEVVNPLNYRQPAAYYSFALDDSHRSSAQGGFEPVSTDLYQNQVPQTTTEKSFLPISRGYPVDYNPQISTVQSENAGVSRGIYDSNAPILAIGPQGRDRVAEPEGIFTYIQQPFLGAASSGDTNYNGNQGNFLRNPIEYASPFARQELLELRQKKGFS